One Fusarium falciforme chromosome 1, complete sequence genomic window carries:
- a CDS encoding Dolichyl-diphosphooligosaccharide--protein glycosyltransferase subunit 1, with protein sequence MKPSAIATALLSFVSTALASATTETSKVILPADFKPPQVFKNANLVHVISLEKNYVKEQINVLIENVASEPQTDYYVPFTADQLSRVGGFEVKDRKDASAGPFVAEVVEYDALSNVQYYRIQLPTPLKAGAQQTLGITFYYLKAYAPLPASIPQDESQFLTYDFSVYAPSSYPTLKQKTEIKAISSSIPDYTKLPGSGNVKEFPTKQGNKLTYGPFDEKPAGAVSPAQVRFEFTKPVTHVAELNRDIEVSHWGGNIAFEEKYDLYHRGANLSTLFNRVKWAQSQFYNPTTHALKELRVPLQIGSVDAYFVDVIGNVSTSRFRSNKRESLLELKPRYPLFGGWKYPFTIGWNSDAANFLRRTATGGYVLKVPFLEGPKQVEGIEYEHINVKVLLPEGAENVKFYTNVPESAITSTSIDLTRTYLDTIGRTTVTIKARNLVDEFRDRQLIISYDAPLVSALRKPAVIFVSVLAVYITTWALGKVQTGFKPRK encoded by the exons ATGAAGCCGTCCGCGATTGCTACGGCGCTCCTGAGCTTCGTCTCTACTGCCCTCGCGAGCGCAACCACCGAGACCTCCAAGGTCATCCTCCCCGCCGACTTTAAGCCTCCCCAGGTCTTCAAGAACGCCAACCTGGTGCATGTCATCTCGCTCGAGAAGAACTATGTCAAGGAGCAGATCAACGTCCTCATCGAGAACGTCGCATCCGAGCCCCAGACCGACTACTATGTGCCATTCACTGCCGACCAGCTGTCCCGTGTAGGTGGCTTCGAGGTCAAGGATCGCAAGGACGCAAGCGCTGGACCGTTTGTGGCCGAGGTTGTCGAATACGATGCCCTCAG TAATGTCCAGTACTACCGTATCCAATTGCCCACTCCCCTCAAGGCCGGGGCTCAGCAGACCCTCGGCATCACTTTCTACTACCTGAAGGCTTATGCTCCTCTTCCCGCCTCTATTCCCCAGGACGAGAGCCAGTTCCTCACATACGACTTTTCCGTCTACGCCCCGTCGTCCTATCCCACGCTCAAGCAGAAGACCGAGATCAAGGCTATTTCGTCCTCGATCCCCGATTATACCAAGCTCCCTGGAAGCGGCAATGTCAAGGAGTTCCCCACCAAGCAGGGTAACAAGCTGACATACGGCCCCTTCGACGAGAAGCCTGCTGGTGCCGTCTCCCCAGCTCAGGTTCGATTCGAGTTCACCAAGCCCGTCACCCACGTTGCCGAGCTCAACCGTGACATCGAGGTCAGCCACTGGGGCGGCAACATTGCCTTTGAGGAGAAGTACGATCTGTACCACCGAGGTGCCAACCTCTCGACCCTCTTCAACCGAGTCAAGTGGGCGCAGTCGCAGTTTTACAACCCCACCACCCATGCTCTCAAGGAGCTCCGAGTTCCTCTCCAGATTGGAAGCGTCGATGCCTACTTTGTCGACGTCATTGGCAATGTCTCGACCTCTCGCTTCCGTAGTAACAAGCGAGAGTCTCTTCTCGAGCTGAAGCCCCGATACCCCCTGTTCGGTGGTTGGAAGTACCCCTTCACCATTGGATGGAACTCTGATGCTGCCAACTTTTTGCGCCGAACTGCCACTGGAGGCTACGTTCTCAAGGTCCCCTTCTTGGAGGGCCCTAAGCAGGTCGAGGGCATCGAGTATGAGCACATCAACGTCAAGGTCCTCCTCCCCGAGGGCGCCGA GAATGTCAAGTTCTACACCAACGTTCCCGAGTCGGCCATTACCTCGACCTCGATCGACCTCACCCGAACCTACCTTGACACCATTGGCCGAACGACCGTGACCATCAAGGCGAGAAACCTTGTGGATGAGTTCCGGGACCGACAGCTCATC